A window of Sphingorhabdus lacus contains these coding sequences:
- a CDS encoding Rne/Rng family ribonuclease, producing the protein MTTRMLIDARHREETRVAVVTGNRIEEFDFESAEHKQLKGNIYLAKVTRVEPSLQAAFVDYGGNRHGFLAFAEIHPDYYQIPKEDRERLLAEEAEAAAEEAALREQEEEESEEPSDIMQGSEEREDEVSDFIEIDSDDSVDTIDMSEGEEPDLSANGDESAEENARDDANSRNNRRRRGRGGRNGGEGRAPKASDEVRAKRMNLRRRYKIQDVIHRRQVLLVQVVKEERGNKGAALTTYLSLAGRYCVLMPNTSHGGGISRKIHSAADRKRLKSIISDLTLPSTMGCIIRTAGLARTKPEIKRDFDYLARLWDEIRERTLRGAAPMLIHTDSDLIKRAIRDIYNKDIEEVFVEGPEGYKAAKDFMKLLMPSHAKRVQHYADPVPLFQRYHVEDQLNAMYQPIVQLKSGGYIVINPTEALVSIDINSGRSTKEHGIEATALSTNLEAAREIARQLRLRDMAGLVVIDFIDMEHHSNARKVERAMKEALKHDRARIQVGRISGFGLMEMSRQRLRTGVLEASTRQCPHCEGTGLVRTASSAALSALRLIEEEAAKGNGNQIVLQASQEATIYCLNNKRSELADIEERYHVRILIVPNGETEGAKLAVSSSGPRPEAPVALPPIIDLEEDDFEDEIDDTEVEEEEVSEPRRAREDRPRDDSEGGEGRRRKRRRGRRGGKSRDRDERPENGDGQGEVAAESAEQNDAPEAPTAEETKPKTRRGRRGGRGRERGEAETGEATAEAVEVEAVAAAEPVAVEPVAEEKPKRRSRAKPKAETAVAIEAPVEAEPTAKAAPKKRGKAKAETPAAEPEVVAEEVAPAKAKAPRKKAPAKEAKAEPAAEPAAESDAPPRTGWWQRTFG; encoded by the coding sequence ATGACCACGCGTATGCTCATCGACGCGCGTCACCGGGAAGAAACCCGGGTCGCAGTCGTAACAGGAAACCGGATTGAGGAGTTTGATTTTGAATCGGCCGAGCACAAGCAGCTCAAAGGCAATATCTATCTCGCAAAAGTAACCCGGGTCGAACCGTCGCTTCAGGCGGCTTTCGTCGATTATGGCGGCAATCGCCATGGATTCCTGGCTTTTGCCGAAATCCATCCTGACTATTATCAAATCCCCAAAGAAGACCGTGAACGTCTTTTGGCTGAAGAAGCCGAGGCTGCCGCTGAAGAAGCCGCACTTCGCGAACAGGAAGAAGAAGAGAGCGAAGAGCCCTCCGACATTATGCAAGGCTCGGAAGAGCGTGAAGACGAAGTGTCCGATTTCATCGAAATCGACAGCGACGACAGCGTCGACACCATCGATATGAGTGAAGGCGAAGAACCTGACCTCAGCGCCAATGGCGACGAGTCCGCAGAAGAAAACGCACGGGACGACGCCAATTCACGCAACAACCGCCGTCGTCGTGGACGTGGTGGTCGCAATGGTGGCGAAGGCCGCGCTCCAAAAGCCAGCGATGAGGTTCGCGCCAAGCGCATGAACCTGCGCCGCCGGTACAAGATTCAAGACGTTATCCACCGCCGTCAGGTTTTGCTGGTGCAAGTGGTAAAGGAAGAGCGCGGCAATAAAGGCGCAGCTCTGACCACCTATCTCAGCCTTGCAGGCCGCTATTGCGTATTGATGCCCAACACCTCGCATGGTGGTGGCATCAGCCGCAAGATCCACAGTGCAGCCGACCGGAAGCGTTTGAAGTCGATCATTTCCGACCTGACCCTGCCATCGACCATGGGCTGCATCATCCGCACCGCCGGACTTGCCCGCACCAAGCCTGAAATCAAGCGCGACTTCGATTATCTCGCGCGTTTGTGGGATGAAATTCGCGAGCGCACGCTGCGCGGTGCTGCGCCGATGCTGATCCACACCGACAGTGACCTGATCAAGCGCGCCATCCGCGATATCTATAATAAGGATATCGAGGAAGTCTTCGTCGAAGGTCCTGAAGGGTATAAAGCCGCCAAGGATTTCATGAAGCTGCTGATGCCAAGCCACGCCAAGCGTGTGCAGCATTATGCCGACCCTGTGCCCTTGTTCCAGCGCTACCATGTCGAAGACCAGTTGAACGCCATGTATCAGCCGATCGTACAGCTGAAATCGGGCGGTTATATCGTGATCAACCCGACTGAAGCGTTGGTATCGATCGACATCAACTCCGGCCGGTCGACAAAAGAACACGGCATCGAAGCCACCGCGCTTTCGACCAATCTAGAAGCCGCACGCGAAATTGCCCGTCAGTTGCGTTTGCGCGACATGGCCGGTCTGGTTGTCATCGACTTTATCGATATGGAGCATCATTCGAACGCCCGCAAAGTCGAGCGTGCGATGAAGGAAGCCCTGAAGCATGACCGGGCCCGGATTCAGGTCGGTCGTATCTCGGGCTTCGGCCTGATGGAAATGAGCCGTCAGCGTTTGCGCACCGGCGTTCTGGAGGCATCGACACGCCAGTGCCCGCATTGCGAAGGCACAGGCCTCGTCCGCACCGCCTCCTCCGCTGCACTGTCCGCATTGCGCTTGATCGAAGAGGAAGCCGCAAAGGGCAATGGCAACCAAATCGTGCTGCAAGCGAGCCAGGAAGCGACAATTTACTGCCTTAATAACAAGCGCAGCGAATTGGCCGACATTGAGGAACGCTATCATGTCCGCATTCTGATCGTCCCCAATGGCGAAACCGAAGGTGCGAAATTGGCGGTCAGCAGTTCGGGACCACGCCCCGAAGCACCTGTTGCCTTGCCGCCCATCATCGATCTCGAAGAAGATGATTTCGAAGACGAAATCGACGACACCGAAGTCGAAGAGGAAGAAGTCAGCGAACCGCGCCGTGCACGCGAAGACCGTCCCCGCGACGACAGCGAAGGTGGCGAAGGCCGTCGTCGCAAACGTCGGCGAGGCCGTCGCGGCGGCAAGTCGCGCGATCGTGACGAACGTCCTGAAAATGGCGATGGCCAAGGCGAAGTTGCGGCCGAGAGCGCCGAGCAAAACGACGCTCCCGAAGCACCAACCGCCGAGGAGACCAAGCCGAAAACACGCCGTGGCCGCCGAGGTGGTCGTGGACGCGAACGTGGCGAAGCGGAAACCGGTGAAGCCACCGCAGAAGCGGTTGAAGTAGAAGCGGTTGCTGCGGCTGAGCCAGTAGCTGTTGAACCGGTTGCTGAGGAAAAGCCGAAGCGTCGTAGCCGGGCAAAACCTAAGGCCGAAACGGCAGTGGCTATCGAAGCTCCGGTGGAAGCCGAACCAACTGCAAAGGCAGCGCCCAAAAAGCGTGGCAAGGCGAAAGCCGAAACGCCCGCCGCCGAGCCCGAAGTGGTTGCGGAAGAAGTCGCACCTGCCAAAGCCAAGGCACCCCGTAAAAAAGCCCCTGCAAAGGAGGCGAAAGCAGAGCCCGCCGCTGAACCAGCGGCAGAGAGTGACGCACCGCCCCGCACTGGCTGGTGGCAGCGCACTTTCGGTTAA
- a CDS encoding N-acetylmuramoyl-L-alanine amidase family protein → MLSVAILPAFYMALSLPVVNTVRNDAAPVALQSTLVPQKQAFRAEPPKRRYEVSAPIVSRVGKGLPAISGPKDKSLPLVVLDAGHGGHDPGAISPHGGKREKDVTLAIARAIRTELLKSGRVRVALTRDSDKFLVLQDRYGIARKMNADLFISIHADSAENPEAGGGTVYTLSEVASDREAQRLASRENKSDIINGVNLGGADADVSSILIDLTQRETMNVSAEFAKLLLRESRPNMRIRTNSHRFASFIVLKAPDTPSVLFETGYLSNEDDVEFLGSESGRQKVARSVASAIQVHFARRLASQ, encoded by the coding sequence ATGCTGTCCGTGGCGATCTTGCCGGCCTTTTATATGGCCCTGTCTTTACCGGTGGTGAACACTGTCCGGAACGATGCTGCGCCAGTAGCTTTGCAATCAACGCTCGTCCCTCAAAAGCAAGCGTTTCGGGCCGAGCCGCCCAAGCGACGCTATGAAGTATCCGCACCGATAGTATCCCGTGTCGGCAAAGGACTACCCGCCATCAGCGGCCCGAAGGACAAAAGCTTGCCGCTGGTCGTGCTTGATGCCGGACATGGCGGGCATGATCCTGGCGCTATAAGTCCGCACGGCGGGAAACGCGAAAAGGATGTGACGCTGGCGATTGCACGGGCGATCCGCACCGAGCTGTTGAAAAGCGGACGTGTCCGTGTCGCTCTGACGCGCGATTCCGACAAATTTCTCGTGCTTCAGGACCGGTACGGAATTGCGCGCAAAATGAATGCGGACCTGTTCATTTCGATTCATGCCGACAGCGCCGAAAACCCCGAAGCGGGCGGGGGAACTGTCTACACCCTGTCCGAGGTCGCATCGGATCGCGAGGCGCAGCGGCTTGCGTCCAGAGAAAATAAATCCGACATTATCAACGGCGTCAACCTTGGTGGCGCGGATGCGGATGTGTCCTCGATCCTGATCGATTTGACCCAGCGCGAAACGATGAATGTGTCGGCGGAGTTTGCCAAATTGCTCCTACGCGAATCGCGGCCGAACATGCGGATCCGGACCAACTCGCACCGCTTCGCCTCGTTCATTGTCCTGAAGGCACCGGATACGCCATCGGTCCTGTTTGAAACAGGCTATCTCAGCAATGAGGATGATGTGGAGTTTTTGGGCTCCGAATCCGGCCGGCAAAAGGTAGCGCGCAGTGTCGCGAGCGCCATCCAGGTCCATTTTGCCCGCCGTCTCGCTTCGCAATAG
- a CDS encoding penicillin-binding protein 1A has protein sequence MTDAVTPPEEPTNISYKLKRDVDGFIGKWQIWWQRKRFRWVVYAAGAAFLFLLLFWAIFARNLPDAEALIEYESPLPTVVRDVNGEPFQSYARERRVQLEYADFPRLLIRAYLAAEDKTFFSHGGIDYPGIASAVFDNIFTSGRSRGASTITQQVAKNLLLTNEYSYTRKVKEAILAKRIENALTKPQILSLYLNEIALGRQSFGVEAAAQAYFGKSVDQLQLHEMAFLAILPKAPERYGRAKNAEAAIVRRNWVLGEMFANGWITEKQMAEARAMPLGLIAQRGTGYKNIGGYFTEEVRRQLIEKFGETDKDGPYSVYAGGLWVRTSMNPEFQVAATQALRDGLLRYNAGKAWKANMGTIDVSDDKWASRFASTNISIDYANWRAGVALGKGRVGFADGTVGLLNGGPAAMKAGDVIAVVPNGANSFSVRSVPEVGGGMVVQNPLNGRVLAIQGGFDNRISSFNRATQAQRQPGSTIKPFVYATALDNGMTPTSIIVDGPYCVWQGASLGQKCFRNFGGGGAGPQTMRWGLEQSRNLMTVRAAADSGMDNVTDTFRAMGIGDYPDYLSYALGAGDTTVLKMVNAYSMLVNQGRELKPTLIDFAQNRKGKVIFPENWKPCNRCRAKDWDGKPMPRFAASGKQVMDPITAYQTVHMLEGVIQRGTATILRDLDRPLFGKTGTTTGPTNVWFIGGSPQLVAGLYLGFDQPRNMGGYAQGGSLAAPVFKQFARAAMADMPKTPFIAPAGTRLVRIDRKSGKRVYGAWPGDDPKSAVIWEAFKAETEPKRSIRQDELAARGDKPKKKDSSDSKSGSSNANAGQGPSSATKRDQEFIQQEGGIY, from the coding sequence ATGACCGACGCCGTGACCCCGCCCGAAGAACCGACAAACATCAGCTATAAGCTGAAGCGCGATGTCGATGGGTTTATCGGCAAGTGGCAGATCTGGTGGCAGCGCAAGCGCTTCCGCTGGGTGGTCTACGCTGCGGGTGCTGCATTTCTGTTTCTGTTGCTCTTCTGGGCCATATTCGCCCGCAACCTTCCCGATGCGGAGGCTTTGATCGAATATGAATCGCCGCTGCCGACGGTGGTGCGGGATGTCAATGGCGAGCCTTTTCAGAGCTATGCGCGCGAACGTCGCGTCCAGCTGGAATATGCCGATTTCCCGCGCTTGCTGATCCGCGCCTATCTGGCGGCAGAGGATAAGACATTTTTCAGCCATGGCGGCATCGATTATCCAGGCATCGCATCGGCTGTTTTCGACAATATTTTTACCAGCGGCCGTTCGCGCGGCGCTTCGACGATTACGCAACAGGTGGCCAAGAACCTGCTGCTGACCAACGAATATAGCTATACCCGCAAGGTCAAGGAGGCGATCCTTGCCAAGCGTATTGAGAACGCGCTGACCAAGCCGCAGATTTTGTCGCTCTACCTCAATGAAATTGCCCTTGGCCGCCAATCCTTCGGCGTTGAAGCCGCAGCGCAGGCCTATTTCGGCAAGAGCGTTGATCAGCTGCAGCTGCATGAAATGGCGTTTTTGGCGATATTGCCTAAAGCGCCGGAACGTTATGGCCGCGCCAAAAATGCCGAAGCGGCGATAGTGCGGCGTAACTGGGTGCTGGGCGAAATGTTCGCCAATGGCTGGATCACCGAAAAGCAAATGGCTGAGGCGCGGGCCATGCCACTGGGCCTGATTGCGCAGCGCGGGACAGGATATAAGAATATCGGCGGGTACTTCACCGAAGAAGTCCGCCGCCAATTGATCGAGAAGTTCGGCGAGACCGACAAGGATGGTCCCTACAGCGTCTATGCCGGTGGTCTGTGGGTCCGCACATCGATGAATCCTGAATTCCAGGTGGCGGCTACTCAGGCGCTGCGTGATGGCTTGCTTCGCTATAATGCGGGCAAGGCGTGGAAGGCCAATATGGGCACGATCGATGTGTCCGACGACAAATGGGCGTCACGCTTTGCATCGACCAATATCAGCATCGATTACGCCAATTGGCGGGCAGGGGTGGCCCTTGGCAAGGGTCGGGTAGGTTTTGCCGATGGTACCGTTGGTCTTCTGAACGGCGGTCCTGCCGCGATGAAGGCAGGCGACGTAATCGCCGTTGTTCCGAATGGTGCGAACAGCTTCTCTGTCCGCTCGGTCCCCGAAGTGGGCGGCGGCATGGTGGTTCAGAACCCGCTCAATGGCCGGGTGCTCGCCATTCAGGGTGGCTTTGATAACCGGATTTCAAGCTTCAACCGGGCAACACAGGCACAACGTCAGCCCGGGTCGACCATCAAGCCCTTCGTTTATGCGACCGCGCTCGACAATGGCATGACCCCGACGTCGATCATTGTCGATGGCCCTTATTGCGTTTGGCAAGGCGCATCGCTCGGCCAGAAATGCTTCCGCAACTTCGGTGGCGGCGGGGCAGGGCCGCAGACGATGCGCTGGGGTCTGGAACAGTCCCGCAACCTGATGACCGTACGCGCCGCAGCGGATTCCGGGATGGACAATGTGACCGACACGTTCCGCGCCATGGGGATTGGCGACTACCCCGACTATCTGTCCTACGCTTTGGGCGCTGGCGACACGACCGTGCTGAAAATGGTCAACGCATACTCCATGCTGGTCAACCAGGGCCGCGAACTCAAGCCGACTTTGATCGATTTTGCGCAGAACCGCAAAGGGAAGGTCATCTTCCCCGAAAACTGGAAACCGTGCAACCGTTGCCGGGCAAAAGATTGGGATGGCAAGCCGATGCCGCGCTTCGCTGCATCCGGCAAGCAAGTGATGGATCCAATTACAGCCTATCAGACCGTGCACATGCTCGAAGGCGTCATCCAGCGCGGGACAGCGACGATATTGCGCGATCTTGACCGTCCACTTTTCGGCAAGACCGGAACGACGACTGGCCCCACAAATGTGTGGTTCATTGGTGGATCGCCGCAGTTGGTGGCTGGCCTGTATCTTGGATTTGACCAGCCTCGCAACATGGGTGGCTATGCGCAGGGCGGCTCGCTGGCTGCCCCCGTATTCAAGCAATTCGCCCGCGCGGCGATGGCCGATATGCCCAAGACGCCGTTCATCGCCCCGGCAGGAACACGTCTCGTGCGTATCGACCGCAAGAGCGGCAAGCGCGTCTATGGCGCATGGCCGGGCGATGATCCCAAAAGCGCGGTGATCTGGGAAGCGTTCAAGGCCGAGACCGAGCCCAAGCGTTCGATCCGTCAGGACGAATTGGCGGCGCGCGGCGACAAGCCGAAGAAGAAGGATTCATCGGACTCCAAGAGCGGGTCGAGCAATGCCAACGCAGGGCAAGGGCCAAGCTCGGCAACCAAGCGCGATCAGGAGTTTATCCAGCAAGAAGGCGGAATCTACTGA
- a CDS encoding LemA family protein has product MGLVIIGIVVFLGLIAILIYNRLVGLRQNVRQGWADIDAQLRQRHDLIPNLVNTVQGYATHEKSTLDAVISARNSALGASSPAAAAAAENGLSGALKSLFALAENYPDLKANQNFQTLQHELADVEDKLAASRRAYNAVTADYNGARQAFPAVLFAGAFGFGEEKFWELGAEERPTISAAPEVKF; this is encoded by the coding sequence ATGGGTTTGGTCATCATTGGTATCGTTGTTTTTTTAGGCCTGATTGCGATCCTGATTTATAATAGGCTCGTCGGATTGCGGCAGAATGTGCGGCAGGGTTGGGCCGATATCGATGCCCAGTTGCGCCAGCGGCACGATCTTATCCCCAATCTGGTCAACACGGTCCAGGGCTATGCCACGCATGAAAAATCGACGCTGGATGCCGTGATTTCCGCGCGCAATTCCGCCTTGGGCGCATCCAGTCCCGCCGCAGCGGCAGCCGCGGAAAATGGACTTTCCGGCGCATTGAAAAGCCTGTTTGCACTGGCGGAAAACTATCCGGACTTGAAAGCCAACCAGAATTTCCAGACGTTGCAGCATGAACTTGCCGATGTGGAAGACAAGCTGGCCGCATCGCGCCGGGCCTATAATGCGGTCACGGCCGACTATAACGGCGCGCGGCAGGCTTTTCCTGCGGTTCTGTTCGCGGGCGCTTTCGGCTTTGGCGAAGAGAAATTCTGGGAATTGGGCGCTGAAGAACGCCCGACAATCAGCGCCGCGCCTGAGGTGAAGTTCTAA
- a CDS encoding DUF3137 domain-containing protein: MIALPDVDTLMAGGLQDRLDSLVADRAKAKEKMIWTGAGGIVAAILVGFIFYTFGLEEIGYFAATVVGGGALAWASNNRQQMIDSLKHEMNGALARSLQVDYSVSAFSGQEFENARTYGLLPTYDDKYLQDQWHGSIDGTDFLLYEAKLTEEQGSGKNRRTVTKFEGVVLRFQFARPFLGTTLVRRDGFKITLFGDNKTYNGQTLERIKMVDPRFEDAFDVYGTDQVEARYLVHPAYCERLIEMEQEFDGDKLAALFLGGDLIVTLHTGNMFESATLSPKRDRELLGKTIAQFGSITKLVKLLNERPRH; encoded by the coding sequence ATGATAGCATTGCCTGATGTCGACACGCTAATGGCGGGTGGCTTGCAGGACCGGCTGGATTCCTTGGTTGCGGATCGGGCCAAGGCCAAGGAAAAAATGATCTGGACGGGTGCAGGCGGCATTGTTGCGGCGATTCTGGTCGGTTTCATTTTCTACACCTTTGGGCTTGAGGAAATCGGCTATTTCGCGGCTACGGTTGTCGGTGGCGGAGCGTTGGCGTGGGCCAGCAATAACCGGCAACAGATGATCGATTCCCTGAAGCATGAAATGAACGGCGCGCTCGCCCGCAGTTTGCAGGTGGACTATTCGGTCTCCGCATTTTCAGGACAGGAATTTGAAAACGCCCGCACCTATGGACTGTTGCCAACCTATGACGATAAATATTTGCAGGACCAATGGCATGGGTCAATCGATGGCACGGATTTCCTCTTATACGAAGCCAAGCTGACGGAGGAGCAGGGTTCGGGCAAGAACCGGCGGACCGTGACCAAATTCGAAGGCGTTGTGCTGCGGTTCCAGTTTGCACGGCCCTTTCTGGGCACGACGCTGGTCCGCCGCGACGGGTTCAAGATCACCCTGTTTGGCGACAACAAAACCTATAACGGCCAGACGCTGGAGCGGATCAAGATGGTCGATCCTCGTTTCGAAGACGCTTTCGATGTCTATGGTACTGACCAGGTTGAGGCCCGCTATCTGGTGCACCCGGCCTATTGCGAGCGTCTGATCGAAATGGAGCAGGAATTCGATGGGGATAAATTGGCGGCGCTGTTTTTGGGCGGTGACCTGATCGTCACCCTGCACACCGGCAATATGTTTGAAAGCGCAACGCTCAGTCCCAAACGCGACCGTGAGTTGCTCGGCAAGACAATCGCGCAATTCGGTTCGATCACGAAATTGGTCAAACTACTGAACGAGAGGCCGCGGCATTAG
- the prfB gene encoding peptide chain release factor 2 → MRADAEGYVARIDAALNLVKMSLDWDRALRRLDELNAKVEDPTLWDNPKAAEEVMRERRRLDAAIATVREIDADKSGTVELIELAEMEGDTALGDEGAASLKALADRADRDKVSALLSGEADGNDTFIEIHAGAGGTESQDWAEMLQRMYYRWAEQRGYKVEMVDYQAGDQAGIKSATMLVKGENAYGYAKTESGVHRLVRISPYDSAAKRHTSFSSVWVYPVIDDNIDIEINEGDLKIDTYRASGAGGQHVNTTDSAVRITHKPSGIVVASQNDRSQHKNRATAMGMLKARLYEAELRKREEAASGEYAAKTEIGWGHQIRSYVLQPYQMVKDLRTGVTSPTPSDVLDGDLDSFIAAALAQRVTGEAVAVEDVD, encoded by the coding sequence ATGCGCGCCGACGCAGAAGGCTATGTTGCCCGCATTGATGCTGCCCTTAATCTCGTCAAGATGTCGCTTGATTGGGACCGCGCACTGCGTCGCCTGGACGAATTGAACGCCAAGGTCGAAGATCCAACGCTGTGGGACAATCCCAAGGCGGCCGAAGAAGTGATGCGCGAACGCCGCCGTCTGGATGCGGCTATCGCTACCGTGCGCGAAATCGACGCCGACAAAAGCGGCACCGTCGAATTGATCGAGCTCGCGGAAATGGAAGGCGATACGGCCCTGGGCGACGAAGGTGCCGCTTCGCTCAAGGCTCTGGCGGACCGTGCCGACAGGGACAAGGTTTCGGCCCTTTTGTCGGGTGAAGCCGACGGCAACGACACATTTATCGAAATCCATGCAGGCGCAGGTGGCACCGAAAGCCAGGATTGGGCCGAAATGCTACAGCGCATGTACTACCGCTGGGCGGAACAGCGCGGCTACAAAGTCGAAATGGTCGACTATCAGGCCGGCGACCAGGCAGGCATCAAGTCCGCCACCATGCTGGTGAAGGGCGAAAACGCCTATGGTTATGCCAAGACCGAAAGCGGCGTGCACCGTCTCGTGCGCATTTCGCCTTATGACAGCGCAGCCAAGCGGCATACCAGCTTTTCCAGCGTCTGGGTCTATCCCGTTATCGACGACAATATTGATATCGAAATCAACGAAGGTGACCTGAAAATAGACACCTATCGCGCATCTGGTGCCGGCGGCCAGCACGTCAACACCACCGATTCCGCGGTCCGGATCACCCACAAACCTTCGGGCATTGTCGTCGCCAGCCAGAACGACCGAAGCCAGCACAAGAACCGCGCCACCGCGATGGGTATGTTGAAGGCCCGTCTGTACGAAGCGGAATTGCGCAAGCGTGAAGAAGCGGCAAGCGGCGAATATGCCGCTAAAACCGAAATCGGCTGGGGTCATCAGATCCGTTCCTATGTCCTGCAACCTTATCAGATGGTGAAAGACCTGCGCACCGGCGTCACGTCACCTACGCCATCGGATGTGCTTGACGGCGACCTCGACAGCTTCATCGCAGCCGCGCTAGCGCAGCGTGTGACGGGTGAGGCGGTCGCTGTTGAGGATGTGGATTAA
- a CDS encoding SDR family oxidoreductase: MPKLQNKSALVTGGARGIGAAIARRFAEEGAHVIVGDIDTEAGSTLAAEIGGRFFPLDVASETDWQNLASAIPEIDVVVNNAGITGFEDSPGPHDPEHASLAEWHRVHAVNLDGTFLGCRYAIGAMRAKGAGAIINMSSRSGLVGIPGAAAYASSKAAIRNHTKSVALYCAQQGLNIRCNSIHPAAILTPMWEALIGDGPDREDRKAAMVADTPLKRFGTVEEVAAIALMLASDDATYMTGSEVHLDGGLLAGSAASPGG; this comes from the coding sequence ATGCCCAAATTACAGAATAAATCCGCCCTCGTCACGGGCGGCGCGCGTGGAATTGGCGCGGCCATCGCCAGACGCTTTGCCGAGGAAGGCGCCCATGTCATCGTTGGCGATATCGACACCGAAGCAGGTTCGACCCTCGCCGCAGAAATCGGCGGCCGCTTTTTCCCGCTCGACGTCGCATCCGAAACAGATTGGCAGAATCTGGCCAGCGCAATTCCCGAAATCGACGTTGTCGTCAATAATGCCGGGATCACCGGGTTCGAAGACAGCCCCGGCCCGCACGACCCCGAACACGCCAGTTTGGCCGAATGGCACCGTGTCCATGCGGTGAACCTCGATGGCACTTTTCTAGGATGCCGCTATGCGATTGGCGCAATGCGGGCAAAGGGGGCAGGCGCGATCATCAATATGTCGTCCCGCTCCGGCCTTGTCGGGATACCGGGCGCGGCCGCCTATGCCTCGTCCAAGGCCGCCATTCGCAACCACACCAAATCTGTTGCACTTTACTGTGCACAACAGGGTCTCAACATCCGCTGCAACTCGATCCATCCGGCCGCCATCTTGACCCCAATGTGGGAGGCATTGATCGGCGACGGTCCGGATCGTGAGGACCGCAAGGCGGCAATGGTCGCCGATACGCCGCTAAAGCGGTTCGGCACAGTCGAAGAAGTCGCCGCCATCGCTCTGATGCTGGCGTCGGATGATGCCACCTATATGACCGGCAGCGAGGTCCATCTGGATGGTGGATTGTTGGCCGGTTCCGCGGCGTCGCCGGGAGGGTGA